The following proteins come from a genomic window of Denticeps clupeoides unplaced genomic scaffold, fDenClu1.1, whole genome shotgun sequence:
- the LOC114775568 gene encoding transcription factor IIIB 90 kDa subunit-like gives MRVCKTCGGTDIDVDQSRGDAVCMGCGSVLEDNIIVSEVTFSESSSGKLSAVGQFVAGDSAGNAPSMGSAFFAGTGKESRAQTVQNDLSDGSPLEE, from the exons ATGAGGGTCTGCAAGACCTGCGGTGGGACCGACATTGATGTTGACCAGTCCAGGGGAGATGCAGTCTGCATGGGCTGTGGATCGGTCCTGGAGGACAACATCATCGTCTCCGAGGTCACTTTTTCGGAGAGCTCCAGTGGGAAACTATCGGCTGTGGGCCAGTTTGTGGCTGGAGATT ctgcaggaaatgcCCCTTCCATGGGTTCTGCTTTTTTTGCGGGGACAGGCAAGGAGTCCCGAGCCCAGACTGTGCAAAATG ATCTTTCAGATGGGTCACCCCTGGAggaatga